The Prunus persica cultivar Lovell chromosome G7, Prunus_persica_NCBIv2, whole genome shotgun sequence genome has a segment encoding these proteins:
- the LOC109950311 gene encoding uncharacterized protein LOC109950311: protein MIKPKSSRQHQCILVVTDYFSKWAKAIPLKEVRADNVTNFIRNHIIYRYGVPSKIISDNALYFKCKSMTKLCEKYKFRHSFSTSYNPSSNSQAEAFNKTAIRNSTGCTPYNLVFGSKAVLPLEVQLPSRVALQLTNPNENANVRLAELEAVDEKRLAAQQRLEIYQA, encoded by the exons ATGATAAAGCCTAAGTCATCACGTCAACATCAATGCATCTTGGTCGTAACCGATTACTTCTCTAAATGGGCTAAAGCAATTCCTTTAAAGGAGGTACGAGCAGACAATGTTACAAACTTCATAAGGAACCACATCATCTACCGTTATGGGGTTCCAtcgaagataatatctgataatgcattgtatttcaaGTGCAAGTCCATGACCAAGTTGTGCGAGAAGTATAAGTTTCGACACTCGTTCTCTACGAGTTATAATCCGTCGTCGAACAGTCAAGCTGAAGCTTTCAATAAG ACGGCCATACGCAACTCAACAGGATGTACACCGTACAATTTGGTGTTTGGCTCCAAGGCTGTTCTACCGTTAGAAGTCCAATTGCCATCGAGGGTAGCTTTACAGCTAACAAACCCCAACGAAAACGCAAATGTGAGACTGGCAGAACTGGAAGCTGTCGATGAGAAAAGACTGGCAGCTCAACAAAGGCTCGAAATATATCAAGCTTAG